A window from Halomicrobium urmianum encodes these proteins:
- a CDS encoding ABC transporter ATP-binding protein, translating into MALLETRNLTKEFGGLTALNQVDISIEQGELVSLIGPNGAGKSTLINTITGMLEPTTGEITYAGTDIVGMEPFEIAQLGVGRSFQTASIFPDLTVRENVEVAAFATEHDSFSVNFFRRRDAYDDVRTRTDRILEVIELEDEADDAAEALPYGDKRRLEVAIGLATDPDLMFMDEPTAGMSPSETDMTVSLIRDLLEEQGMTVFLVEHDMDVIFDVSDRIVTLDKGEIIAKGTPAEIRDDPTVREAYLGGEEV; encoded by the coding sequence ATGGCACTACTCGAAACGCGTAACCTGACGAAGGAGTTCGGCGGTCTCACGGCACTGAACCAGGTGGACATCTCGATCGAGCAGGGCGAGCTCGTCTCGCTCATCGGCCCCAACGGGGCGGGCAAGTCGACGCTGATTAACACGATCACAGGGATGCTGGAGCCGACCACCGGGGAGATCACCTACGCCGGCACGGACATCGTCGGTATGGAACCGTTCGAGATCGCCCAGCTCGGCGTCGGACGGTCGTTCCAGACCGCGTCGATCTTCCCCGATCTGACCGTCAGGGAGAACGTCGAAGTCGCCGCGTTCGCGACCGAACACGACTCCTTCAGCGTCAACTTCTTCCGACGGCGGGACGCCTACGACGACGTCCGCACTCGGACCGACCGGATCCTGGAGGTGATCGAACTCGAGGACGAAGCCGACGACGCGGCGGAAGCGCTTCCCTACGGCGACAAGCGTCGCCTCGAGGTCGCCATCGGACTGGCGACGGATCCGGACCTGATGTTCATGGACGAGCCCACTGCGGGGATGTCCCCCAGTGAGACGGACATGACAGTGAGCCTGATCCGCGACCTGCTCGAAGAGCAGGGGATGACGGTCTTCCTGGTGGAACACGACATGGACGTGATCTTCGACGTCTCCGACCGGATCGTCACGCTCGACAAAGGCGAGATAATCGCGAAGGGGACGCCCGCCGAGATCAGGGACGATCCGACCGTTCGCGAGGCCTATCTCGGAGGTGAAGAGGTGTGA
- a CDS encoding branched-chain amino acid ABC transporter permease, which yields MSLLESAVQFVFIALSVASVYLLVALGLSIVFGSLQFINMAHGALYLIGAYVGLLVGYEIEFGGLLASYGLSPLGIELGFLAALVVTPVVVFGLGVVMERLLADPLYDRSLLDQLLVTFGILLIFQEGFNLVFGRTGFNYPRPGWASGPVLIPGVGAVSRWRAYVVFLTLVFLGIIIAFYKYTDYGLAVRAGTEDTEMTELLGIRIGRPFLLIFAIGASYAGLAGILGGSLFGVNAGMGFANIIPALVIVIMGGVGSIKGTTVGALLAGFVFATVTQLWPSMATASIYALAIVILTVRPSGIYPTGEIGQ from the coding sequence ATGAGCCTCCTCGAATCGGCGGTTCAGTTCGTGTTCATCGCGTTGAGCGTCGCGTCGGTGTACCTGCTCGTCGCGCTGGGGCTGTCGATCGTGTTCGGCTCGCTCCAGTTCATCAACATGGCTCACGGCGCCCTGTACCTGATCGGGGCGTACGTCGGTCTGCTCGTGGGATACGAGATCGAATTCGGCGGCCTGCTCGCGAGCTACGGGCTCTCCCCGCTCGGAATCGAGCTCGGGTTTCTCGCCGCGCTCGTCGTAACACCGGTCGTCGTGTTCGGCCTCGGCGTCGTCATGGAGCGGCTGCTGGCCGACCCGCTGTACGACCGTTCCCTGCTCGATCAGTTGCTGGTGACCTTCGGCATCCTGTTGATCTTTCAGGAAGGGTTCAACCTCGTCTTCGGCCGGACGGGGTTCAACTACCCGCGGCCGGGCTGGGCGTCGGGACCGGTACTCATCCCGGGCGTCGGCGCGGTCTCGCGGTGGCGCGCCTACGTCGTCTTCCTGACGCTCGTCTTCCTGGGGATCATCATCGCCTTCTACAAGTACACCGACTACGGTCTCGCCGTCAGAGCGGGGACCGAGGACACGGAGATGACTGAACTGCTCGGCATCAGGATCGGACGCCCGTTCCTGCTGATCTTCGCCATCGGGGCCTCCTACGCCGGCCTCGCGGGGATCCTCGGCGGATCGCTGTTCGGCGTCAACGCGGGGATGGGCTTCGCCAACATCATCCCGGCGCTGGTGATCGTGATCATGGGCGGAGTCGGCAGCATCAAGGGAACCACCGTCGGCGCGTTGCTCGCGGGCTTCGTCTTCGCTACGGTTACCCAGCTGTGGCCGAGCATGGCGACGGCGAGCATCTACGCGCTCGCGATCGTGATCCTCACGGTCCGTCCGAGCGGGATCTACCCGACGGGGGAGATCGGCCAATGA
- a CDS encoding ABC transporter ATP-binding protein: MTLLELDGVHSYYGASHILRGISLEIDEGEVVSLLGRNGAGKTTTVRSIVGVEPPEVRSGSVRFDGDDVTDWPADDVVRAGVGVVPEGRRLFTELTVEENLEMSKITRGTWNTIRRRGSRNGGSTMGIEELYELFPRLEERRNQRSGTLSGGEQQMLSIARTLRLPNLKLLLLDEPTEGLAPQIVDDVTTAIRQIADEGLTVLLIEQNVREALKLADRGYVLDQGDIVYEGTVPELEAEDLDQYLVV, translated from the coding sequence GTGACGCTGCTCGAACTCGACGGCGTCCACTCCTACTACGGCGCCAGTCACATCCTCCGGGGGATCTCGCTCGAAATCGACGAGGGAGAGGTCGTCTCGCTGCTCGGGCGCAACGGGGCCGGCAAGACGACGACGGTCCGGAGCATCGTCGGCGTCGAGCCGCCCGAGGTCCGATCCGGATCGGTCAGGTTCGACGGCGACGACGTCACGGACTGGCCGGCCGACGACGTCGTTCGAGCCGGCGTCGGGGTGGTGCCCGAAGGGCGGCGACTGTTCACGGAGCTGACGGTCGAGGAGAACCTCGAGATGTCGAAGATCACCCGTGGAACGTGGAACACGATCCGCCGACGCGGCTCCAGGAACGGCGGCAGTACCATGGGCATCGAGGAACTGTACGAACTGTTTCCCCGCCTGGAGGAGCGCCGGAATCAGCGATCCGGGACGCTCTCGGGCGGCGAACAGCAGATGCTCTCGATCGCTCGGACGCTCCGGCTCCCGAACCTCAAGCTGCTCCTGCTCGACGAGCCGACGGAGGGGCTGGCCCCGCAGATCGTCGACGACGTCACGACGGCGATCCGACAGATCGCCGACGAGGGCCTGACCGTGCTGCTCATCGAACAGAACGTTCGCGAGGCGCTGAAGCTCGCGGACCGTGGGTACGTACTCGACCAGGGCGACATCGTCTACGAAGGGACGGTTCCGGAGCTCGAGGCCGAGGACCTCGATCAGTACCTCGTCGTCTAG
- a CDS encoding cupin domain-containing protein, whose amino-acid sequence MADEQRFIRPSEIETLELDWGTIKWLSTPETTGSETFSAGIVVVEPGKGHERHTHPDSEEVLFVLSGRGVQMIDDEEREIRPGDMLHIPAGVEHSTTNTSWEPLRFLAMYGPPGPEAEIRHLAECTVVPPGERTQG is encoded by the coding sequence ATGGCTGACGAGCAGCGGTTCATTCGGCCGTCGGAGATCGAAACGCTCGAACTGGACTGGGGAACGATCAAGTGGCTCTCTACCCCGGAGACGACGGGATCGGAGACGTTCAGTGCGGGGATCGTCGTCGTCGAACCCGGAAAAGGTCACGAGCGTCACACCCATCCGGACAGCGAGGAGGTCCTGTTCGTCCTCAGCGGTCGGGGCGTACAGATGATCGACGACGAGGAACGGGAGATACGGCCGGGCGACATGCTGCACATCCCGGCCGGCGTCGAACACAGCACCACGAACACGTCCTGGGAACCGCTCCGGTTTCTGGCGATGTACGGGCCGCCGGGGCCCGAAGCGGAGATCCGTCACCTGGCTGAATGTACCGTCGTGCCGCCGGGAGAGCGCACGCAGGGCTAG
- a CDS encoding phosphoenolpyruvate hydrolase family protein — MKFTRSESLERLESVIDSGEPIIGAGAGTGISAKFAERGGVDLLIIYNSGRYRMNGRGSLAGILPYGDANEIVVEMGHEVIPVVEDTPVLAGVNGTDPFREMEVFIEDLRRRGFSGVQNFPTVGLIDEDSTFRQNLEETGMGYDEEVEMIREASGQGMLTCPYVFNEDQARAMAEAGADVVVSHMGLTTSGDIGAETALDLDEAAERVQAHHDAAKEVNEDVLVICHGGPIAWPDDAEYVLNNTEGIVGFFGASSIERLPTEEAIENQAREFKEIDF; from the coding sequence ATGAAGTTCACGCGAAGCGAGTCCCTCGAACGGCTGGAATCGGTCATCGACAGCGGCGAACCGATAATCGGAGCCGGCGCCGGCACCGGGATCTCCGCGAAGTTCGCCGAGCGTGGCGGCGTCGACCTACTGATCATCTACAACTCCGGGCGCTACCGGATGAACGGGCGCGGTTCGCTCGCGGGCATCCTGCCGTACGGCGACGCCAACGAGATCGTCGTCGAGATGGGTCACGAGGTGATTCCAGTCGTCGAGGACACCCCGGTCCTCGCGGGCGTCAACGGTACCGACCCGTTCCGGGAGATGGAGGTCTTCATCGAGGACCTCCGCCGACGCGGGTTCTCCGGCGTCCAGAACTTCCCGACCGTCGGACTCATCGACGAGGACAGCACGTTCCGCCAGAACCTCGAGGAGACGGGGATGGGATACGACGAGGAGGTCGAGATGATCCGCGAGGCCAGCGGTCAGGGGATGCTCACGTGCCCCTACGTGTTTAACGAAGATCAGGCGCGGGCGATGGCCGAGGCCGGCGCGGACGTCGTCGTCTCGCACATGGGCCTGACGACCTCCGGCGACATCGGCGCCGAGACCGCGCTCGACCTCGACGAGGCGGCCGAGCGCGTTCAGGCCCACCACGACGCGGCCAAGGAGGTGAACGAAGACGTCCTCGTCATCTGTCACGGCGGCCCCATCGCCTGGCCGGACGACGCGGAATACGTTCTGAACAACACCGAGGGCATCGTCGGGTTCTTCGGCGCCTCTAGCATCGAACGGCTGCCGACCGAGGAGGCCATCGAGAACCAGGCCCGCGAGTTCAAGGAGATAGATTTCTGA
- a CDS encoding outer membrane protein assembly factor BamB family protein, whose amino-acid sequence MLTTDRRRFLAAVAASAVPLASGCTAPTAEQSDGHPIADPVTEWPTFRGSRFNTGYARGVEPTGPEPTVAWTYEASGPFWGSPVVAEDAVFIGGTDGALYALDAETGDRQWAFATDHRVEGAPAYADGTVYVGSYDTRVYAVDAASGEERWNRALGGLIRGSPTVRDDTVFIGVGCHNLACSWYADEADVTQDGWVYALDAASGETRWKYPVGDEVVSTPAVDEGTVYVGASDATMYALAADTGDVEWTYDVNDMIWSSPALAFGTLFFADWNGRVHAVDADSGEEEWTADPLANYISGSVAVDEEGVYVGHTPYNSLDDPQTHYGKMFKFDRRTGAELWSFETTALEIGSSPVVTEERLYFGTHGQTERDGLGVYALSTSGEEEWFLEVGARGVGSSPALIDGTLYFGGTDGSVYAVE is encoded by the coding sequence ATGCTGACGACAGACCGTCGCCGGTTCCTCGCCGCGGTCGCTGCGTCTGCCGTCCCCCTGGCGAGCGGCTGTACGGCGCCGACGGCGGAGCAATCGGACGGTCACCCCATCGCTGATCCGGTGACGGAGTGGCCGACGTTCCGCGGCAGCCGGTTCAACACCGGCTACGCCCGGGGCGTCGAACCAACCGGCCCCGAGCCGACGGTCGCATGGACGTACGAGGCGAGCGGTCCGTTCTGGGGAAGCCCCGTCGTCGCCGAGGACGCCGTGTTCATCGGAGGCACGGACGGCGCGCTGTACGCGCTGGACGCCGAGACCGGCGACAGGCAGTGGGCCTTCGCGACGGACCATCGCGTCGAGGGCGCGCCGGCGTACGCGGACGGGACCGTCTACGTCGGCTCCTACGACACGCGCGTCTACGCCGTCGATGCGGCGTCCGGGGAGGAGCGGTGGAACCGCGCCCTCGGCGGGCTGATCCGGGGCAGTCCGACCGTCCGGGACGACACCGTCTTCATCGGCGTCGGTTGTCACAACCTGGCGTGTAGCTGGTACGCCGACGAGGCGGACGTCACCCAGGACGGCTGGGTCTATGCCCTCGACGCGGCGTCCGGCGAGACGAGGTGGAAGTATCCCGTCGGCGACGAGGTGGTCAGCACCCCCGCAGTCGACGAGGGCACGGTGTACGTCGGCGCGTCCGACGCGACGATGTACGCGCTCGCCGCGGACACCGGCGACGTCGAGTGGACCTACGACGTCAACGATATGATCTGGTCGAGCCCGGCTCTCGCGTTCGGGACCCTGTTTTTCGCGGACTGGAACGGTCGCGTCCACGCCGTCGACGCGGACTCCGGCGAGGAGGAGTGGACCGCCGACCCGCTCGCCAACTACATCTCCGGGTCGGTCGCCGTCGACGAGGAGGGGGTCTACGTCGGGCACACGCCGTACAACTCCCTCGACGACCCGCAGACGCACTACGGGAAGATGTTCAAGTTCGACCGGCGGACCGGTGCCGAGCTGTGGAGCTTCGAAACGACGGCCCTCGAGATTGGGAGTAGCCCCGTCGTCACGGAGGAGCGGCTGTACTTCGGTACGCACGGTCAGACCGAACGCGACGGGCTCGGCGTCTACGCGCTGTCCACGAGCGGCGAGGAGGAGTGGTTCCTCGAGGTCGGCGCGCGAGGCGTCGGATCGAGCCCGGCGTTGATCGACGGGACGCTGTACTTCGGCGGAACGGACGGCAGCGTCTACGCCGTCGAGTAG
- a CDS encoding substrate-binding protein: protein MTDNSQSAGESRRQYLKGLAAGGLAAGLAGCQGDGGDGGDGGGDGNSSGDGSGDGSGGQQYDPMGNFPPEGDTVAIGFNGPLSGALGPDGQDQEKGFDLAVKHLNNGGGLVDSWDALSGDGILGKQVEPTKADTAGDPDTANQNINGMIQQDNIQFWTGGMSSTVTMAMQDVAQREKVPFMGGNSTSAGISGENCSRYYFHPTFHAEIIGMAAGEALPQVLGEDRQLFHIYMDYSYGQSNRDAMRKHLAENGPWEDVGGAAIAEGESDHQTQIQALQDSGADVVHFASFGEFAASGLSQMVDAGVTEDVEVFIPHVSAFTLDPMGSDAEGVYGMEPWNPNYDNEASNTFVQAYQDEYGAVPNQSSMHTYESMMVYAAAVEQAGTFHPPTVVRTLEEFSWEQAWGPSQFRTCDHQVERPWHLVQGVDNSTAEELGIRTDIVQTTDPLVYECGAYPANECNMDDNEYGDE, encoded by the coding sequence ATGACGGACAATAGTCAATCAGCGGGCGAATCCAGGCGTCAGTACCTCAAAGGACTTGCAGCGGGCGGCCTCGCGGCCGGCCTCGCCGGTTGTCAGGGCGACGGCGGCGACGGCGGCGACGGCGGGGGCGACGGTAACAGCAGCGGCGATGGCAGCGGCGATGGCAGCGGCGGCCAGCAGTACGATCCGATGGGCAACTTCCCGCCGGAAGGTGACACGGTCGCGATCGGATTCAACGGCCCCCTCTCGGGCGCGCTCGGCCCGGACGGGCAGGATCAGGAGAAGGGCTTCGACCTCGCGGTCAAGCACCTGAACAACGGCGGCGGACTCGTCGACTCCTGGGACGCCCTGAGCGGCGACGGGATCCTCGGAAAACAGGTCGAGCCGACGAAGGCCGACACCGCGGGCGACCCCGACACCGCCAACCAGAACATCAACGGGATGATCCAGCAGGACAACATCCAGTTCTGGACCGGCGGTATGTCGAGTACGGTGACGATGGCGATGCAGGACGTCGCCCAGCGCGAGAAGGTCCCGTTCATGGGCGGGAACTCGACGTCGGCCGGCATCAGCGGGGAGAACTGCTCGCGGTACTACTTCCATCCGACCTTCCACGCGGAGATTATCGGAATGGCCGCCGGCGAAGCGCTGCCGCAGGTCCTGGGCGAGGACCGCCAACTGTTCCACATCTACATGGACTACTCCTACGGCCAGTCCAACCGCGACGCGATGCGGAAGCACCTCGCTGAGAACGGCCCGTGGGAGGACGTGGGCGGGGCGGCCATCGCCGAGGGCGAGAGTGACCACCAGACGCAGATCCAGGCGCTGCAGGACTCCGGCGCCGACGTCGTCCACTTCGCGAGCTTCGGCGAGTTCGCGGCCAGTGGCCTCTCCCAGATGGTCGACGCCGGCGTGACGGAGGACGTCGAGGTGTTCATCCCGCACGTGAGCGCGTTCACGCTCGACCCGATGGGATCGGACGCCGAGGGCGTCTACGGTATGGAGCCGTGGAACCCCAACTACGACAACGAGGCGTCGAACACCTTCGTGCAGGCCTACCAGGACGAATACGGAGCGGTGCCCAACCAGAGCTCGATGCATACGTACGAGTCGATGATGGTCTACGCCGCCGCCGTCGAGCAGGCCGGGACGTTCCACCCCCCGACCGTCGTGCGCACCCTCGAGGAGTTCTCGTGGGAGCAAGCGTGGGGGCCCTCGCAGTTCCGGACGTGCGACCACCAGGTCGAACGCCCCTGGCACCTGGTTCAGGGCGTCGACAACTCGACCGCCGAGGAGCTGGGGATCCGGACCGACATCGTTCAGACGACCGACCCCCTCGTGTACGAATGCGGTGCATACCCGGCCAACGAGTGTAACATGGACGACAATGAGTACGGCGACGAGTGA
- a CDS encoding branched-chain amino acid ABC transporter permease, translating into MSTETTDANAEGSSYLSWQTWDRIKHTEWFILLATVVFVSVFPWVFTSAPFVPSELLGYNSLVRRILIWGIFALGFNLLLGQTGMLSFGHAMFFGGAAYATSLFANHVVADPFLAVVVGVLFAVLVAAVTAFPLLRLHTVYFSIVTLAIAQMLFYLAREPLGDLTGGINGLGVDRNALFGVVDLNEPLTGIAGVLWMDYMYLFIAAFFVAVVAFITRVRKSPYGLILKAIRENGTRASFVGLNVWRYKYAAFVLSGFVAGIAGGLMPMETMFTGVNRLHWTTSGDVVMMTVLGGLGTIVGPILGVSVFVYFEGVVNGLDQIGGYWLLTLALAFTAVVWKYPDGIWGMVTNASERLRSQRGDR; encoded by the coding sequence ATGAGCACGGAGACGACCGACGCGAACGCGGAGGGATCGTCGTACCTCAGCTGGCAGACGTGGGACCGGATCAAACACACCGAGTGGTTCATCCTGTTAGCCACGGTCGTGTTCGTCTCGGTGTTCCCGTGGGTGTTCACGAGCGCACCGTTCGTCCCGTCCGAACTCCTCGGCTACAACTCGCTGGTGCGACGGATCCTTATCTGGGGAATCTTCGCGCTGGGGTTCAACCTCCTGCTCGGACAGACGGGCATGCTGTCCTTCGGCCACGCCATGTTCTTCGGCGGTGCGGCCTACGCCACGTCACTGTTCGCGAACCACGTCGTCGCGGACCCGTTCCTCGCGGTCGTCGTCGGCGTGCTGTTCGCGGTGCTGGTAGCCGCCGTGACGGCGTTCCCGCTCCTGCGACTGCACACGGTGTACTTCTCCATCGTGACCCTGGCGATCGCCCAGATGCTGTTCTACCTCGCCAGAGAACCGCTGGGAGATCTCACCGGCGGCATCAACGGTCTCGGGGTCGACCGCAACGCGCTCTTCGGCGTCGTCGACCTGAACGAGCCGCTCACTGGCATCGCCGGCGTGCTCTGGATGGACTACATGTACCTGTTCATCGCCGCGTTCTTCGTCGCGGTGGTGGCGTTCATCACGCGCGTCCGGAAGTCGCCGTACGGTCTGATCCTCAAGGCGATTCGCGAGAACGGGACGCGTGCTTCGTTCGTCGGCCTGAACGTCTGGCGATACAAGTACGCCGCCTTCGTCCTCTCGGGGTTCGTCGCCGGGATCGCCGGCGGTCTCATGCCCATGGAGACGATGTTCACCGGCGTGAATCGCCTCCACTGGACGACCAGCGGGGACGTCGTCATGATGACCGTCCTGGGCGGGCTCGGAACGATTGTCGGCCCCATCCTGGGCGTGAGCGTCTTCGTCTACTTCGAGGGAGTCGTCAACGGCCTCGACCAGATCGGGGGCTACTGGCTCCTGACGCTCGCGCTGGCGTTCACGGCGGTCGTCTGGAAGTACCCCGACGGTATATGGGGGATGGTCACGAACGCCAGCGAACGGCTTCGCTCACAGCGAGGTGATCGCTAA
- a CDS encoding IclR family transcriptional regulator, which yields MNERARHPVKALEKSVEIIEVLKERRSAYLREIAAELDMNKSTVHNHLATLREQEYVIKDGDAYELSLQFLNIGGVLRNEIDLFEAAKPEIDELAASSGELVTLVTHERGFGVVLYRAKGENAVELDTHIGAQVPLHNSAFGKAMLAHLPSDRINAVFEARGLPPETPNTITDEDEIRAELERIEEQGFAYDDEERWRGLRCVAAPIRTEDGTVKGAVSISTPKSRMADDAAREEHVDAVKNTANLVELSLTYS from the coding sequence ATGAACGAGCGCGCCCGGCATCCAGTGAAAGCCCTGGAGAAGAGCGTCGAGATAATCGAGGTGTTGAAGGAACGGCGATCGGCGTACCTCCGGGAGATCGCCGCGGAGCTGGACATGAACAAGAGCACCGTCCACAACCACCTCGCCACGCTGCGCGAGCAGGAGTACGTGATCAAAGACGGGGACGCCTACGAACTGAGCCTCCAGTTTCTGAACATCGGCGGCGTTCTCCGGAACGAGATCGACCTCTTCGAGGCGGCGAAACCGGAGATCGACGAACTCGCCGCCAGTAGCGGCGAACTCGTGACCCTCGTGACCCACGAACGGGGATTCGGGGTCGTCCTCTACCGGGCGAAGGGGGAGAACGCGGTCGAACTCGACACCCACATCGGTGCGCAGGTCCCCCTCCACAACTCGGCGTTCGGGAAGGCGATGCTGGCTCACCTGCCGAGCGACCGGATCAACGCCGTATTCGAAGCGCGCGGACTGCCGCCGGAGACCCCGAACACGATCACCGACGAGGACGAGATACGCGCCGAACTCGAACGAATCGAGGAGCAGGGCTTCGCGTACGACGACGAGGAGCGGTGGCGCGGGCTCCGCTGCGTCGCCGCGCCGATCCGAACCGAGGACGGGACCGTGAAGGGCGCGGTCAGCATCTCGACGCCCAAGAGCCGCATGGCCGACGACGCCGCCAGAGAGGAGCACGTCGACGCGGTGAAGAACACCGCCAACCTCGTCGAGCTCAGTCTCACGTACTCGTAG
- a CDS encoding Tm-1-like ATP-binding domain-containing protein gives MTVAVVGTLDTKGEEIGFARDVLTAQGVDVHLVDVGVMGDPEIEPDTPASAVAEAGGTTLDALQEAGDRGEAMEAMGDGAAAVVQKLHDDGELDGVLGLGGSGNTSIATAAMRSLPVGVPKLMVSTVASGDTEPYVGTRDIAMMYSVADIEGLNQLSRTVIANAALAMAGMVTNDPDVAVPDKPTIGITMFGVTTPCVQTAREWLEDRGYETIVFHATGTGGRAMENLIEEGVIDGVLDVTTTEWADEHVGGVLAAGPERLDAAAETGVPQVVSTGALDMVNFGPRETVPEEFEDRTFHVHNPQVTLMRTTPEENAEIGRIIAEKVNAATGPASVALPLGGVSMLDDEGEDFYDPEADAALFEALRDHLDDDVDLLELEANVNDESFAVAVAEQLDEYMQSAD, from the coding sequence GTGACTGTCGCCGTCGTGGGGACCCTCGACACGAAGGGCGAAGAGATCGGCTTCGCTCGCGACGTCCTCACAGCCCAGGGCGTCGACGTCCACCTCGTCGATGTCGGAGTCATGGGCGACCCCGAGATCGAGCCCGACACGCCGGCGTCAGCCGTCGCCGAGGCGGGTGGCACGACCCTCGACGCGCTCCAGGAGGCGGGGGACCGGGGCGAGGCGATGGAAGCGATGGGGGACGGTGCGGCCGCCGTCGTCCAGAAGCTCCACGACGACGGCGAACTCGACGGCGTCCTCGGGCTCGGCGGCTCGGGGAACACGTCGATCGCGACGGCCGCGATGCGGTCGCTGCCGGTCGGCGTGCCGAAGCTGATGGTCTCGACGGTCGCCTCCGGCGACACCGAACCCTACGTCGGGACGCGGGACATCGCGATGATGTACTCGGTGGCGGACATCGAAGGGCTCAACCAGCTCTCTCGCACCGTCATCGCGAACGCCGCCCTCGCGATGGCCGGGATGGTGACCAACGATCCCGACGTTGCGGTACCCGACAAACCGACGATCGGGATCACGATGTTCGGGGTCACGACGCCCTGCGTGCAGACGGCTCGCGAGTGGCTCGAGGACCGAGGCTACGAGACGATCGTCTTCCACGCGACGGGGACCGGCGGCCGAGCGATGGAGAACCTGATCGAAGAGGGCGTCATCGACGGCGTCCTCGACGTGACGACGACGGAGTGGGCCGACGAACACGTCGGCGGGGTCCTCGCCGCCGGTCCGGAGCGCCTCGACGCGGCCGCCGAGACCGGCGTCCCGCAGGTCGTCTCGACGGGCGCGCTCGACATGGTCAACTTCGGGCCGCGCGAGACAGTCCCCGAGGAGTTCGAGGACCGGACGTTCCACGTCCACAACCCCCAGGTAACGCTCATGCGGACGACGCCCGAGGAGAACGCAGAGATCGGTCGGATCATCGCCGAGAAGGTCAACGCCGCGACCGGCCCCGCTAGCGTCGCACTCCCCCTCGGTGGCGTCTCGATGCTAGACGACGAGGGAGAGGACTTCTACGACCCCGAGGCCGACGCGGCGCTGTTCGAAGCCCTCCGTGACCACCTCGACGACGACGTCGACCTGCTCGAGCTAGAGGCGAACGTCAACGACGAGTCCTTCGCCGTCGCGGTAGCCGAACAGCTAGACGAGTACATGCAGTCGGCGGACTGA